A portion of the Mycobacterium paraseoulense genome contains these proteins:
- a CDS encoding metallophosphoesterase family protein, with amino-acid sequence MRLLLISDTHVPKRARGLPARVWEEVETADVVMHAGDWVVPELLDELEGRSARLVACWGNNDGSALRARLPERADVTLAGVRFTVVHETGAAAGREARMARLYPDTDVLVFGHSHIPWDTRAETGLRLLNPGSPTDRRRQPFCTYMTARVADGVLTDVVLHRLPK; translated from the coding sequence GTGCGGCTGCTGCTGATTTCCGATACCCATGTCCCCAAGCGCGCCCGCGGCCTGCCCGCACGGGTTTGGGAAGAGGTGGAGACGGCCGACGTCGTCATGCACGCCGGCGACTGGGTGGTGCCCGAGCTGCTGGATGAACTCGAAGGCAGGTCGGCCCGGCTGGTGGCCTGCTGGGGCAATAACGACGGTTCCGCATTACGGGCGCGCCTGCCGGAAAGGGCGGACGTGACCCTGGCGGGGGTGCGTTTCACGGTCGTGCACGAGACCGGCGCGGCGGCCGGCCGCGAAGCGCGGATGGCGCGGCTGTATCCCGATACCGACGTGCTGGTGTTCGGGCACAGCCACATCCCCTGGGACACGCGCGCCGAAACGGGATTGCGCCTGCTCAATCCGGGCTCGCCGACCGATCGCCGCCGGCAGCCCTTCTGCACCTACATGACCGCCCGGGTCGCCGACGGGGTCCTCACCGACGTCGTCCTGCATCGACTCCCGAAGTAG
- a CDS encoding MMPL/RND family transporter yields the protein MNTNTDARPRFMRFVRTFAWPIIIGWLLLTVALNVLVPPIESVARKHAVTMSPKDAPAMIAAKRMGATFHESDSDSIAMVVLESDKPLGDQAHRYYDSLVKKLEADPKHVQHVQNVWGDPLTAAGVQSKDGKAAYVQLNLAGDQGSTLGNESVDAVRKIVDKSEPPAGLKVYVTGPAPLTTDMNEAADKSMFKMMGVTGVVIMIMLFIAYRSVSTLLLVLVMVGFEMGTARGLVALLGNYELLGFSTFVVAMLSSLAIAAGTDYAIFLIGRYQEARQAGQDRETAYYTMFRGTSHIILGSGLTIAGATFCLHLARLSYFKALGIPSALGLLVVVAGAMTAAPAVVAVATRFGLLDPRRMIKTRGWRRIGTATVRWPGAVFAASLVIAIVGILFMPSMKVSYNDRFYIPRGLPSSVGYAAAERHFTAATMNPDILMIESDHDMRNSGDMIILDRLAKDIFRSPGIAMVQSITRPLGGPIEHTSIPFQISAQSIPIQENLQFMRDRTADMLKMSDDLGAMIASMQRMQGLLGQMGNATHHMVGDMHDMQATLDEMRDHLADFDDFARPLRSYLYWEQHCFDIPVCWATRSVFEAIDGVDKFSENMSTLIKDVNNVDAIIPQMAAQFPPMIAVAKSMQGTLLTMHSSFSGLVTQMAQMTDTASAMGQAFDASRSGDYFYLPPEAFQNPDFQRGLKLFLSPDGKAARFIITHDADPATPAGISAVMPELAAAHQAVKGTTLTGAKFYLAGTAAIYRDIQSGSHYDLLIVGLAALTLIFVVMVMITRALVASMVIVGTVLLSLGAAFGLTVLVWQHLLGLDLNWIAPVFGLIILLAVGSDYNLLLVSRFQEEIGAGLKTGIIRSMGETGGVVTTAGLVFAFTMMSMVASDLRSIGQAGSTIGLGLLFDTLIVRSLMTPSIAALLGRWFWWPIRVRPRPASTMLRPFGPRRLVRSLLLGEDADAAAARREKAMASTAG from the coding sequence ATGAACACCAACACCGACGCCCGTCCGAGATTCATGCGGTTCGTCCGCACCTTCGCATGGCCGATCATCATCGGCTGGCTGCTGCTCACCGTTGCCCTGAACGTGCTTGTGCCGCCGATCGAGTCGGTCGCACGCAAGCACGCAGTGACCATGTCGCCGAAAGACGCGCCGGCGATGATTGCCGCCAAGCGGATGGGCGCAACGTTCCACGAGTCGGATTCCGACAGCATCGCGATGGTCGTCCTGGAGAGCGACAAGCCGCTCGGCGACCAGGCGCACCGCTACTACGACAGCTTGGTGAAAAAGCTAGAGGCCGACCCCAAGCACGTGCAGCACGTCCAGAACGTCTGGGGCGACCCGCTCACCGCCGCCGGCGTCCAGAGCAAGGACGGCAAGGCCGCCTACGTCCAGCTCAACCTCGCCGGCGACCAAGGCAGCACCCTGGGCAACGAATCCGTCGACGCGGTACGCAAGATCGTCGACAAGTCGGAGCCGCCCGCAGGGCTCAAGGTGTATGTCACCGGCCCGGCACCGCTGACGACGGACATGAACGAAGCCGCCGACAAGAGCATGTTCAAGATGATGGGCGTCACCGGCGTGGTCATCATGATCATGCTGTTCATCGCCTATCGGTCCGTCAGCACGTTGCTGCTGGTGCTCGTCATGGTCGGCTTCGAAATGGGCACCGCCAGGGGGCTGGTCGCGCTGCTGGGGAATTACGAACTATTGGGCTTCTCGACGTTCGTGGTCGCCATGCTCTCCTCGCTGGCGATCGCGGCGGGAACCGACTACGCGATCTTTCTCATCGGTCGCTACCAGGAGGCCCGCCAGGCCGGTCAAGACCGGGAAACGGCCTACTACACGATGTTCCGCGGGACCTCGCACATCATCCTGGGCTCGGGACTGACGATCGCGGGGGCCACCTTCTGCCTGCACCTGGCGCGGCTGTCGTATTTCAAGGCACTGGGCATCCCGTCCGCGCTGGGGTTGCTCGTCGTCGTCGCCGGCGCGATGACCGCCGCCCCGGCCGTTGTCGCCGTGGCCACCCGGTTCGGTTTGCTCGACCCCCGACGCATGATCAAAACGCGCGGCTGGCGGCGCATCGGCACGGCTACCGTGCGCTGGCCTGGAGCGGTGTTCGCGGCCTCGTTGGTCATCGCCATCGTCGGCATCCTGTTCATGCCGAGCATGAAGGTCAGCTACAACGACCGCTTCTACATCCCCCGCGGCCTGCCGTCGAGCGTGGGGTACGCGGCCGCCGAGCGCCATTTCACCGCCGCCACCATGAATCCCGACATCCTCATGATCGAGAGCGATCACGACATGCGGAACAGCGGCGACATGATCATCCTGGACAGGCTCGCCAAAGACATCTTCCGGTCACCGGGAATCGCGATGGTGCAAAGCATCACCCGGCCATTGGGCGGGCCGATCGAGCACACCTCGATACCGTTCCAGATCAGTGCACAATCGATCCCGATCCAGGAGAACCTTCAGTTCATGAGGGACCGGACGGCCGACATGCTGAAGATGAGCGACGATCTCGGCGCCATGATCGCCTCGATGCAGCGGATGCAGGGCCTGCTCGGGCAGATGGGCAACGCGACGCATCACATGGTCGGCGATATGCACGACATGCAGGCCACCCTGGACGAAATGCGGGACCACCTCGCCGATTTCGACGACTTCGCCCGGCCGCTCCGCAGCTATCTGTACTGGGAACAGCACTGCTTCGACATCCCCGTCTGCTGGGCGACGAGGTCGGTGTTCGAGGCGATCGACGGTGTGGACAAATTCAGCGAGAACATGAGCACATTGATCAAGGACGTCAACAACGTCGATGCGATAATCCCGCAGATGGCCGCGCAGTTCCCGCCGATGATCGCCGTCGCCAAATCGATGCAGGGAACGCTGCTCACGATGCACAGCAGCTTCTCGGGCCTGGTCACGCAGATGGCTCAGATGACCGACACGGCCAGCGCGATGGGACAGGCCTTCGACGCCTCCCGCAGTGGCGACTACTTCTACCTGCCGCCGGAAGCCTTCCAGAATCCCGACTTCCAGCGCGGTCTGAAGCTCTTCCTGTCTCCAGACGGTAAGGCCGCGCGCTTCATCATCACCCACGATGCGGACCCGGCCACTCCGGCGGGCATTTCGGCCGTCATGCCGGAATTGGCCGCGGCGCATCAAGCCGTGAAGGGAACGACCCTCACCGGGGCCAAGTTCTATCTGGCCGGCACGGCGGCCATCTACCGCGACATCCAGTCGGGCTCGCACTACGACCTGCTGATCGTCGGACTCGCGGCGCTGACGTTGATCTTCGTCGTGATGGTGATGATCACGCGGGCTTTGGTGGCGTCCATGGTGATCGTCGGAACGGTGCTGCTATCGCTGGGTGCGGCCTTCGGGCTCACGGTGCTGGTGTGGCAACACCTCCTCGGCCTGGACCTGAACTGGATCGCGCCGGTGTTCGGGTTGATCATCTTGCTGGCCGTCGGCTCGGACTACAACCTGCTGCTGGTGTCGCGGTTCCAGGAGGAGATCGGCGCCGGGCTGAAGACCGGCATCATCCGCTCCATGGGCGAGACCGGCGGGGTCGTCACGACGGCGGGCCTCGTCTTCGCCTTCACCATGATGTCGATGGTTGCCAGCGACCTGCGCTCGATCGGGCAGGCGGGTAGCACGATCGGCCTCGGCCTGCTGTTCGACACGTTGATCGTGCGCTCGTTGATGACGCCGTCGATCGCCGCGCTGCTCGGGCGGTGGTTCTGGTGGCCGATACGTGTGCGCCCGCGCCCCGCCAGCACCATGCTGCGGCCCTTCGGCCCGCGTCGCCTCGTCCGGTCCCTTCTCCTCGGTGAGGATGCGGACGCGGCGGCCGCCAGGCGCGAAAAAGCCATGGCTTCGACAGCGGGGTGA
- a CDS encoding MmpS family transport accessory protein: MSTFLRRAWVPLVVVVAVALGGVAVDRLRGVFGSEAIFTATGSSAEPLKPSHIKQVTYEIYGPSDTTGSVSYLDKNAQPAQADFASLPWTFTITTTVPAVIANVVAQGNSDTLGCRITVNGVVKDEQSSAGHHAQTSCLVKAA, encoded by the coding sequence GTGTCCACGTTCCTGAGACGGGCATGGGTACCGCTCGTCGTCGTGGTGGCGGTCGCCCTCGGCGGCGTTGCCGTTGATCGGCTCCGCGGCGTTTTCGGCTCCGAAGCGATCTTCACCGCCACCGGCAGCAGCGCCGAGCCCCTCAAGCCCTCGCACATCAAGCAGGTGACATACGAGATCTACGGGCCCAGCGACACGACGGGAAGCGTGAGCTACTTGGACAAGAACGCACAGCCGGCACAGGCCGACTTCGCCAGCCTGCCCTGGACCTTCACCATCACCACGACGGTGCCTGCCGTGATCGCCAACGTCGTGGCACAGGGCAACAGCGACACACTCGGGTGCCGCATCACCGTCAACGGTGTGGTCAAGGATGAGCAGTCCTCGGCCGGGCACCACGCGCAAACCTCCTGCCTGGTGAAGGCCGCATGA
- a CDS encoding metal-sensitive transcriptional regulator, producing the protein MALEVQGNSPLAAGAAAHDPADMEAVLARLRRAHGQLGGVISMIEQGRTCRDVVTQLAAVSRALDRAGFKIIASGLRDCITRPEGSPTDGRGVTMDELEKLFLSLA; encoded by the coding sequence ATGGCACTCGAAGTACAAGGCAATTCGCCGCTCGCCGCCGGCGCGGCCGCGCACGACCCCGCCGACATGGAGGCCGTCCTCGCCCGGTTACGCCGGGCACACGGTCAACTCGGGGGCGTCATCTCGATGATCGAGCAGGGGCGCACCTGTAGGGACGTCGTGACGCAGTTGGCCGCGGTTTCGCGGGCGCTGGATCGCGCGGGATTCAAGATCATTGCCTCCGGTCTGCGCGACTGCATCACCCGGCCGGAGGGTAGTCCCACTGACGGGCGCGGCGTGACGATGGACGAGCTGGAAAAACTGTTCCTGAGCCTGGCCTGA
- a CDS encoding mycothiol-dependent nitroreductase Rv2466c family protein: MDRAESDRAGSKVTLWLDPVCPFSWNTARWLRAVAEETGMSVDWQLMSLAVLNAGRELPPKQQARMRDSQQAGRLMAAIAREKGEAGWADAYFAFGERYIDRAEPLDDSLVAHVLTAVGARAPIAAAVSDGSLDELVRRGHQAAQDALGETGGSPILQIDGHAFFGPVLTALPDADRAIGLFDAVATLAAVPQFAQLQRPRAAA; encoded by the coding sequence ATGGACCGCGCCGAAAGTGATCGAGCTGGATCGAAGGTCACGCTGTGGCTGGACCCGGTGTGCCCGTTTTCCTGGAACACCGCGCGTTGGCTGCGCGCCGTCGCCGAGGAGACCGGCATGTCGGTGGATTGGCAGCTGATGAGCCTCGCGGTGCTCAACGCGGGACGAGAACTCCCGCCCAAGCAGCAGGCCCGGATGCGCGACTCGCAACAAGCCGGCCGCCTCATGGCCGCCATCGCGCGGGAGAAGGGCGAGGCCGGGTGGGCTGACGCGTACTTCGCCTTCGGCGAGCGATACATCGACCGCGCCGAGCCGCTCGACGACAGCCTCGTCGCCCATGTCTTGACCGCGGTGGGCGCACGCGCCCCCATCGCGGCGGCCGTCTCGGACGGGTCCCTGGACGAGCTCGTGCGGCGAGGGCATCAGGCGGCACAGGACGCGCTCGGCGAAACCGGGGGTAGTCCGATTCTGCAGATCGACGGGCATGCCTTCTTCGGACCGGTCCTGACCGCGTTACCCGATGCGGATCGCGCCATCGGGCTCTTCGACGCGGTCGCGACGCTGGCCGCGGTTCCGCAGTTCGCCCAGCTGCAACGGCCGCGCGCCGCGGCCTAG
- a CDS encoding DUF302 domain-containing protein: protein MTSGLTITLHTSFDDAVKRTTDALAEQGFGVLTTIDVKATLKKKLGEDMEDYLILGACNPVLAHRALGIHRQIGQLLPCNVVVRADPEGAGDAVLVEAMDPQLMVKVTGEQGALQDVADQATAKLQAAIGALKQPSPTP, encoded by the coding sequence ATGACATCAGGTTTGACCATCACCTTGCACACCTCGTTCGACGACGCGGTGAAACGGACGACGGACGCCCTGGCCGAGCAGGGTTTCGGCGTGCTGACCACGATCGACGTCAAGGCCACGCTGAAAAAGAAGCTCGGGGAGGACATGGAGGACTACCTCATCCTGGGAGCGTGCAACCCGGTGTTGGCGCACCGCGCGCTCGGCATCCACCGCCAGATCGGTCAGTTACTGCCGTGCAACGTCGTGGTGCGAGCCGACCCCGAGGGCGCCGGCGACGCGGTTCTCGTCGAGGCGATGGACCCGCAACTGATGGTCAAGGTGACCGGCGAGCAGGGGGCCTTGCAGGACGTCGCGGACCAGGCCACCGCCAAACTGCAAGCCGCGATCGGCGCCCTGAAGCAACCGTCTCCGACGCCCTGA
- a CDS encoding GAP family protein gives MSVLSGLVWAKLTAPALVVALSPIPIVVSLVLLVHNDRPYSSSVAYLMGRLVSLTVLAAGFVQFPRLFDDLLGPAPAWADWAVMGVGAVLMAFGVWLWWRRAHGRGGPGWEGSVGTITPSASAAIGMFPMLANPKVLAASAAVGTEIATVRMSAVSSVLAVAYYAVLASSPVAAPVLAYLVVGPRIDPQLERIRRWMQHQRRALTAAAVVLVGLAVMLYGLS, from the coding sequence GTGTCGGTTCTTTCGGGTCTGGTGTGGGCGAAACTGACCGCACCGGCACTCGTGGTGGCGCTTTCGCCCATACCCATCGTGGTGTCGTTGGTGCTGCTCGTCCACAACGATCGGCCGTACTCGTCGAGTGTCGCGTACTTGATGGGGAGGCTAGTGTCGCTGACCGTCCTCGCCGCGGGATTCGTGCAGTTCCCGCGATTGTTCGACGATCTGCTGGGGCCCGCACCGGCGTGGGCCGACTGGGCGGTCATGGGTGTCGGCGCGGTGCTGATGGCATTCGGTGTCTGGCTGTGGTGGCGACGCGCCCACGGGAGGGGCGGGCCGGGGTGGGAAGGCAGTGTGGGCACGATAACTCCGTCGGCCTCGGCCGCGATCGGGATGTTTCCCATGCTGGCCAACCCGAAGGTGCTGGCCGCCAGTGCGGCCGTTGGGACGGAGATCGCCACCGTCCGAATGAGTGCAGTGAGCTCTGTGCTGGCGGTGGCTTACTATGCGGTGCTGGCGAGTTCGCCTGTCGCCGCTCCCGTCCTGGCCTACCTGGTAGTCGGACCGCGGATCGACCCTCAGCTGGAGCGGATCAGGCGGTGGATGCAGCACCAGCGCCGGGCACTCACGGCCGCGGCCGTGGTGTTGGTAGGCCTTGCCGTGATGCTGTACGGGCTGTCCTGA